A genomic segment from Nicotiana tabacum cultivar K326 chromosome 9, ASM71507v2, whole genome shotgun sequence encodes:
- the LOC107797049 gene encoding uncharacterized protein LOC107797049 yields MDIIDEYASKLGYVGIQQLLVCFSYGKYYEVDGDVGIRTLQSFISDQFNLINLFAVEDSEMGVNVPNIVNYTESSTVDNQTDTYCSSNESEDDSCRSDYDSEDLETLALQKQNCDRLTDYKELYKGMSFEDIPEARKVINLYYLANCYGLTQLKSCTKRLRYRCEVDCPFVCHISKDKNGAGVSIRTLKAKHNCNPSFNNPRVDYNTIAQYFKTKIHDNPKIKVKEMKAALKTTFNINVSHSKYKRAKRMILKSLDGSFVDEYNKLEAYANELRISNLVSDVIINISKDALTEGKGRFSRMYICFHALKMGLKSGLRPFIGLDGTFLKGKVKGQLLVIVALDSMKHFYPIAWAIVEKETKVT; encoded by the coding sequence ATGGACATAATAGATGAGTATGCTTCCAAGTTAGGATATGTTGGTATTCAACAACTACTAGTATGTTTTTCTTATGGTAAATATTATGAAGTAGATGGGGATGTGGGTATTAGGACTTTACAGTCTTTTATTTCTGACCAATTCAACCTCATTAATCTATTTGCTGTTGAGGATAGTGAAATGGGTGTTAATGTTCCTAATATTGTCAATTACACTGAATCATCCACAGTAGATAATCAGACTGACACTTATTGTAGTTCAAATGAAAGTGAAGATGATAGTTGCCGGTCAGATTATGATTCTGAAGACTTAGAGACACTTGCACTACAAAAACAAAATTGTGATAGGTTGACTGACTACAAGGAATTGTATAAGGGAATGTCATTCGAGGATATACCTGAGGCTAGAAAAGTGATAAATCTTTATTACTTAGCCAATTGCTATGGTTTAACACAACTTAAAAGTTGTACTAAGAGGCTAAGGTATAGGTGTGAGGTAGACTGCCCCTTTGTTTGTCACATTTCTAAAGATAAAAATGGTGCTGGAGTTAGTATTAGAACATTAAAGGCAAAGCATAACTGTAACCCTTCATTTAATAACCCAAGGGTTGATTATAATACTATAGCACAATATTTTAAGACCAAAATACATGACAATCCCAAAATAAAGGTTAAGGAGATGAAAGCTGCTCTGAAAACTACATTCAACATCAATGTTAGTCATTCAAAATATAAGAGAGCCAAGAGAATGATCCTGAAAAGTCTAGATGGTAGTTTTGTTGATGAGTATAATAAACTAGAGGCATATGCTAATGAATTGAGGATAAGTAATCTAGTAAGTGACGTCATAATTAACATATCCAAGGATGCACTTACTGAAGGTAAGGGGAGATTTTCTAGGATGTATATCTGTTTCCATGCTCTAAAGATGGGGCTTAAGAGTGGTCTAAGACCCTTTATTGGCTTGGATGGAACATTCTTGAAAGGAAAAGTGAAAGGCCAACTCTTAGTTATTGTTGCTCTTGACTCAATGAAGCACTTTTATCCTATAGCTTGGGCTATTgtggaaaaagaaacaaaagttaCCTGA
- the LOC107797047 gene encoding uncharacterized protein LOC107797047, whose protein sequence is MTGKIVIESSAASGRQLLRTATAMAKEEEKRISGRQQKRIGEVAGGTAAECAMVCCCCPCAVLHILLLALYKIPAGLCRRAWRNKKQKKLLKKRKKMMTNDSLGVYYTDDEKDSDGGRDNVGDDHDGGSSEAADFETEMWDRFCYGAGFGRSSSQREED, encoded by the coding sequence ATGACTGGGAAAATCGTGATAGAGTCATCGGCGGCGAGTGGGAGACAACTATTGAGAACGGCAACGGCGATGGCTAAGGAAGAGGAAAAGCGAATAAGCGGAAGACAGCAGAAAAGGATAGGAGAAGTGGCGGGAGGGACGGCGGCGGAGTGTGCGATGGTATGTTGCTGTTGCCCATGCGCGGTGCTGCACATCCTCCTCCTGGCCTTATACAAAATTCCGGCGGGACTTTGCCGGAGAGCGTGGAGGAATAAGAAGCAGAAGAAGCTtttgaaaaagaggaaaaaaatgaTGACGAATGATTCTCTCGGCGTTTACTACACTGACGATGAGAAGGATTCCGATGGCGGCAGAGATAACGTCGGCGATGATCATGACGGAGGATCATCGGAAGCGGCGGATTTTGAAACGGAGATGTGGGACCGGTTTTGTTATGGTGCTGGATTTGGGAGGAGCTCATCTCAAAGGGAAGAAGATTAA